Proteins encoded in a region of the Paenibacillus sp. W2I17 genome:
- a CDS encoding MFS transporter: MLVLSTVAFEGLAITTIAAKMAQSLEGIHLYGWIFSAFLLSQLIGTLVMGQQIDKRGVFTSMLISFSVFVLGTVVSAISFDMHMLIAGRALQGFGAGALITCVYTCVTLHYPDTLRTQILAAFSLAFVLPTLIGPYAAGLIASYISWRYVFWIVLPLIGIALSLTFRSFRNLQLQQDLSGPARATDSKIMYAILLAVGTGLLLTGLGMITDWKGILLTLGGLVVMITPMRKLLPVGTFSVKKGLPATLVSRGLYVACYFTTESFVILALTEVKGLSADLAGLIVAAGSLSWSAAAWLQAKLDARDQGRARKGRVMTGIGIMIVGTVLVILALILTDGGIILILLSQMITGFGVGLANPTTAAIALQHALPRKEGEMSANLQFVDSFYMGVSIGVGGALIALSETLQWGISTGVLIVLTLQLLWVLLSFLASLRITKLVHQEHHPINQVKDNISM; encoded by the coding sequence ATGCTGGTTCTGTCAACCGTAGCTTTCGAAGGACTGGCTATCACGACGATTGCCGCGAAAATGGCACAAAGTTTAGAGGGCATTCATTTATACGGTTGGATCTTCAGTGCATTTTTGTTATCTCAGCTTATTGGAACTTTGGTTATGGGTCAGCAGATTGACAAGCGCGGCGTTTTTACATCCATGCTGATATCTTTTAGTGTTTTTGTGTTAGGAACTGTGGTCTCCGCGATCTCTTTCGATATGCACATGCTTATTGCTGGAAGAGCCCTTCAAGGTTTTGGAGCGGGGGCCCTGATCACATGTGTTTATACCTGTGTGACGTTACATTATCCAGATACACTTCGTACTCAAATCCTGGCCGCATTCTCCCTGGCATTTGTCCTGCCTACCTTAATTGGACCTTATGCAGCAGGCCTTATAGCTTCCTACATCTCGTGGCGATATGTTTTCTGGATCGTTTTACCGTTGATTGGAATAGCGTTGAGTCTCACATTCCGTTCTTTCCGTAATTTGCAGCTTCAGCAAGATCTGTCAGGTCCAGCTCGAGCAACCGACTCAAAGATTATGTATGCGATTCTGCTTGCCGTTGGAACGGGGCTGTTACTCACAGGACTTGGTATGATAACCGATTGGAAAGGTATATTACTCACTTTGGGTGGGTTAGTCGTCATGATCACACCAATGCGTAAATTGCTGCCAGTAGGGACTTTTTCGGTAAAAAAAGGGTTGCCTGCTACTTTGGTTTCGAGAGGGCTATATGTTGCTTGTTATTTTACAACGGAAAGTTTTGTGATCTTGGCACTAACCGAAGTGAAGGGGTTATCAGCTGACCTTGCCGGCCTCATTGTAGCAGCAGGCTCCCTGAGCTGGTCCGCCGCAGCGTGGTTACAAGCCAAGCTTGATGCACGAGATCAAGGTCGTGCCCGAAAGGGTAGGGTCATGACGGGCATTGGGATTATGATCGTTGGAACTGTACTTGTGATCCTGGCTCTTATTTTGACGGACGGCGGGATTATACTCATCCTTCTCTCACAAATGATTACAGGGTTCGGTGTTGGTTTGGCCAACCCTACAACGGCAGCCATTGCTTTACAACATGCCTTGCCCAGGAAAGAGGGCGAAATGTCCGCGAATCTGCAATTTGTGGATTCCTTCTATATGGGCGTAAGCATTGGCGTTGGTGGAGCTCTGATTGCCTTGTCCGAAACGTTACAGTGGGGCATATCGACAGGTGTTTTGATCGTGTTAACACTGCAATTATTATGGGTCTTGTTAAGTTTCTTGGCATCACTACGAATTACCAAACTCGTTCATCAAGAACATCATCCAATCAACCAAGTGAAGGACAACATCTCCATGTAA
- a CDS encoding HesB/YadR/YfhF family protein, giving the protein MISFVISDQAIDSFKNEWELEEDQYVRIYAKYVGGGSDAFTIGINASATPVDPALVQSIGGFHFFVEKTDAWILEDELLQIDCNENGIFSSKISY; this is encoded by the coding sequence ATGATCTCATTTGTAATATCTGACCAAGCAATCGATTCATTTAAGAATGAATGGGAATTGGAAGAGGACCAATATGTAAGGATTTACGCCAAATATGTTGGAGGAGGCTCCGATGCTTTTACCATTGGCATAAATGCGAGTGCTACACCGGTCGATCCCGCATTGGTTCAATCCATCGGAGGATTTCATTTCTTTGTTGAAAAAACAGATGCCTGGATCCTGGAGGATGAACTTCTCCAAATTGACTGTAATGAAAATGGCATATTTTCAAGCAAAATCTCCTATTGA
- a CDS encoding iron-sulfur cluster assembly accessory protein: MIIEVSDSASDKIVEILSSADIQNAFLRVGVDEGGCSGLSYTLIVDEQQAEEDIVLNKKQFRILVHANSIPYIDGLEIDYEESGMLGGFTMNNPNAKVSCGCGASFRMANYRGEVKKCD; this comes from the coding sequence ATGATCATTGAGGTCAGTGATTCAGCATCGGACAAAATCGTTGAGATCTTATCAAGTGCGGATATCCAAAATGCCTTCCTTAGAGTAGGCGTTGATGAAGGGGGATGCAGTGGTTTGTCTTATACCCTTATCGTGGATGAACAGCAGGCAGAAGAAGACATTGTGTTAAATAAAAAGCAATTTAGGATATTGGTTCACGCAAACAGTATTCCATATATTGATGGTCTTGAGATTGACTATGAAGAGAGCGGAATGTTAGGCGGATTCACCATGAATAATCCAAATGCCAAAGTTTCGTGTGGATGCGGGGCCAGTTTCAGAATGGCCAATTATCGTGGCGAAGTGAAAAAATGTGACTGA
- a CDS encoding winged helix-turn-helix transcriptional regulator encodes MYRPLLTEDPNKLFTAYRIIGTKWTIHILCALSQGPKRFGEIFDNIPSISEMILSRRLKGLQHDHLVKRTILTRPTQIIYELTPKGAALATFIPCLMDWDTKFQNDTTGRNKDDH; translated from the coding sequence GTGTACAGACCATTGCTCACTGAAGATCCGAATAAACTATTTACAGCTTATCGCATCATCGGAACGAAATGGACGATCCATATTTTGTGTGCTCTTTCTCAAGGCCCGAAGAGATTCGGTGAAATATTCGATAACATTCCTTCCATTTCCGAAATGATCCTCTCCAGACGTTTAAAGGGTCTTCAACATGATCATTTGGTCAAAAGAACAATACTGACACGTCCTACACAAATTATTTATGAACTTACGCCAAAAGGAGCTGCTCTTGCGACATTCATACCCTGTCTAATGGACTGGGATACCAAATTTCAAAATGATACCACCGGGAGGAATAAAGATGATCATTGA
- a CDS encoding MFS transporter: MSSNHQSIFSPRYFALTIGIILSVMAVGFEGLSVTTIAPSIAGDLNGLSLFGWIFSTYLLAQIIGTLVVGRIIDKRGPAAPFTFALLLFIVGLIAAATAGDMYTMIGSRALQGLGAGAMMTCVYTAISLSYPDELRAKILGAFGTAYVLPSMLGPYVAGLIADQWSWRFVFWGILPVLVVSALLSLPAFRKLKVQKTGGDSGSSSTWMALLLTLGTGIFLVGLSMLPSIMGFVLVVIGLVLMLFPLRKLLPKGTLTLRRGMPAILATRGLFFAAYTSTQNFLVLALIDVKGITPSQAGLIVASAALSWCIIAYLQGRWDAADQGSGRHMRIILGVLLLAIGIAIVFWVPVVTVTIAVIGQIIAGVGIGLAHPISGVVAFSQTGEEGVGQTSANLQFADSFTPGVVIGIGGSILVVCQAGGMSLQSGLIVAMGFHLLLIVTSIIASTRISPRG, translated from the coding sequence ATGTCGTCTAATCATCAAAGTATTTTCAGCCCGCGTTATTTTGCACTAACCATAGGGATTATTTTATCAGTGATGGCCGTTGGATTCGAAGGTCTATCCGTAACCACCATTGCTCCTTCGATTGCTGGAGACTTGAACGGCCTTAGCCTGTTCGGATGGATATTCAGTACATATCTGCTTGCGCAGATTATCGGGACGCTGGTCGTCGGTCGGATCATTGATAAAAGAGGACCTGCAGCACCGTTCACTTTTGCACTTCTGTTGTTTATCGTAGGGCTGATCGCTGCCGCAACCGCAGGCGACATGTATACCATGATAGGATCACGGGCCCTGCAGGGTTTGGGTGCCGGAGCTATGATGACTTGTGTATATACGGCTATATCCTTAAGTTACCCGGATGAGTTACGTGCCAAAATACTTGGAGCATTTGGTACAGCCTATGTTCTTCCGTCCATGCTTGGTCCATATGTAGCCGGCCTTATCGCAGATCAGTGGTCCTGGCGCTTTGTTTTCTGGGGGATCTTACCTGTGCTAGTGGTTTCAGCATTGCTTAGTTTACCTGCCTTTAGGAAATTGAAAGTGCAGAAGACGGGAGGAGATAGCGGATCTTCATCCACTTGGATGGCGTTACTCTTAACGTTAGGTACAGGGATTTTCCTGGTTGGTCTAAGTATGCTTCCGAGCATTATGGGATTTGTTTTAGTCGTGATTGGCCTAGTTTTGATGTTATTTCCGCTCCGTAAATTGCTACCGAAGGGAACACTTACGTTGCGCAGAGGAATGCCAGCTATTTTGGCAACACGTGGCTTGTTCTTCGCTGCCTATACTAGTACACAGAATTTCTTGGTATTGGCTCTAATCGATGTGAAAGGAATTACACCTTCTCAGGCCGGATTAATTGTGGCGAGTGCTGCATTAAGTTGGTGTATCATTGCGTATCTGCAAGGACGGTGGGATGCGGCAGATCAGGGCAGTGGACGTCATATGAGAATTATTCTTGGCGTATTGTTACTTGCCATAGGGATTGCCATCGTATTTTGGGTACCTGTTGTGACCGTTACCATTGCAGTTATTGGTCAGATCATTGCAGGAGTTGGTATTGGATTGGCGCATCCGATTAGTGGTGTTGTCGCATTTTCCCAAACGGGGGAAGAAGGCGTGGGCCAAACCTCGGCAAATCTGCAATTTGCAGATTCTTTTACACCTGGTGTAGTGATCGGTATTGGTGGTTCCATTCTTGTCGTGTGTCAGGCTGGCGGTATGTCACTTCAATCCGGCTTAATTGTAGCCATGGGTTTCCATCTCTTGTTAATCGTCACGAGTATCATTGCCAGCACTCGGATCTCACCACGCGGATGA
- a CDS encoding metalloregulator ArsR/SmtB family transcription factor, which yields MSENQTKKDISTSTRRAIINLLKERGGMDVVTLSSQFSLSGMAIRQHLNALKGEGLVTTVEEARPMGRPTKLWILTPAANRFFPSGYSDLSVSLINSMKEAFGTEGLDKLLDVRNKKMQEQYLQHLGDSSGVRERLEKLAEIRTNEGYMAEVKEQDDGSLLFIEKHCPICEAAAVCTGLCKNELHLFKTVLGDNVHIERGEYILAGGRNCVYTVRQNKP from the coding sequence ATGAGCGAAAATCAAACTAAAAAGGATATCTCGACCAGTACCCGGAGAGCAATCATTAATCTGTTAAAAGAGCGCGGAGGAATGGATGTTGTCACTCTCTCCTCTCAGTTTTCGTTATCCGGAATGGCTATTCGTCAACATCTGAATGCGCTAAAAGGAGAAGGATTGGTTACCACTGTGGAAGAGGCCCGTCCCATGGGTCGTCCCACCAAGTTATGGATATTAACTCCCGCGGCTAATCGTTTTTTCCCAAGTGGATATTCCGATTTATCCGTCAGTCTCATCAATTCGATGAAAGAAGCTTTTGGTACTGAAGGGCTGGACAAGCTGCTGGATGTTCGAAATAAAAAAATGCAAGAACAATATCTTCAGCATCTTGGCGATTCATCAGGAGTTAGAGAGAGATTGGAGAAATTGGCCGAAATTCGCACCAATGAAGGTTATATGGCCGAGGTTAAGGAGCAGGATGATGGTAGTCTCCTATTCATTGAGAAGCATTGTCCGATCTGTGAAGCGGCCGCGGTATGTACCGGGTTATGCAAGAATGAGTTACATTTATTCAAAACAGTTCTAGGCGATAATGTTCATATTGAACGGGGAGAATACATTCTAGCCGGAGGAAGAAACTGCGTATACACCGTTAGACAAAATAAGCCATGA
- a CDS encoding VOC family protein yields MSQKIWMNLPVKDVVKSTTFFNEIGFHGENVGNERAQLVIGSTTILLFPDATFEKFTGAKTADTSHSAEVIFSIGADSREEVDAFIEKVELAGGTIFGKPGEIDGWMYGAGFADLDGHRWNLLYMDESKMPKN; encoded by the coding sequence ATGTCACAAAAAATCTGGATGAACCTGCCGGTGAAAGATGTTGTGAAATCCACTACCTTTTTTAATGAGATTGGATTCCATGGGGAGAATGTTGGCAACGAGAGAGCCCAGCTTGTCATAGGCTCAACAACGATTCTCCTGTTTCCGGATGCAACGTTTGAGAAATTTACAGGGGCCAAAACCGCAGATACTTCCCATAGCGCAGAAGTGATATTTTCCATTGGTGCTGACAGCAGAGAAGAAGTTGATGCTTTTATTGAAAAAGTCGAGTTAGCTGGAGGAACCATCTTTGGAAAGCCGGGTGAAATAGACGGCTGGATGTATGGGGCAGGATTTGCCGACCTGGACGGTCACCGCTGGAACCTGTTGTATATGGATGAGAGCAAAATGCCTAAGAACTAA
- a CDS encoding TetR/AcrR family transcriptional regulator C-terminal domain-containing protein yields MKKQQPQISEDKILEISWELLGEEGIEKFSMRRLADKLGIQAPSLYWYFKSKQTLYQRLANQISKIILDEFQAEGDWKEQMEGLAVTVRSVLSRYPCSTQLMMMTLPHEPDMIRFTNRMLLCMESTPLEQEQKLQAVLTLVNYVFYFVLDDYQHQRNISAVLKDQEALQGEEMIHLLDSMSEKEAGLFSRMYKNGLFEVMGTDGAFEFGLKLILLGIEQVIKEHEK; encoded by the coding sequence ATGAAAAAACAACAGCCTCAGATTTCAGAAGATAAGATTTTGGAAATTTCGTGGGAGCTTCTCGGGGAAGAGGGCATCGAGAAATTCAGCATGAGACGCTTGGCAGACAAGTTGGGGATACAGGCTCCATCTCTATACTGGTACTTCAAGAGCAAGCAGACACTCTACCAACGGCTGGCCAATCAAATATCGAAAATTATTCTGGACGAGTTTCAAGCTGAAGGGGACTGGAAGGAGCAGATGGAGGGGCTTGCGGTGACGGTACGGAGTGTGCTCAGCAGATACCCGTGCTCCACACAGCTTATGATGATGACGCTGCCCCATGAACCGGACATGATCCGCTTCACCAACCGCATGTTGCTCTGCATGGAATCAACACCACTAGAGCAAGAGCAGAAATTACAGGCCGTTCTTACACTGGTCAACTATGTATTCTATTTCGTACTGGACGATTATCAGCATCAGCGCAATATCTCTGCTGTTCTTAAGGACCAGGAAGCACTTCAGGGTGAAGAGATGATCCACCTTCTGGATTCTATGAGTGAGAAGGAAGCTGGACTTTTCAGCAGGATGTATAAGAACGGTCTGTTTGAGGTGATGGGAACTGACGGAGCTTTCGAGTTCGGCTTGAAGCTTATTTTGCTCGGGATCGAACAAGTGATAAAGGAACATGAGAAGTAG